Proteins encoded within one genomic window of Diorhabda sublineata isolate icDioSubl1.1 chromosome 1, icDioSubl1.1, whole genome shotgun sequence:
- the LOC130443483 gene encoding mitochondrial inner membrane protease ATP23 homolog, giving the protein MTLIGNFDKESEKNDNQQKQTTSLPSDASQWGYDLYPSRKSRSETAPSFTDYMKGKGKENLEKIKCERNVYKCIKDSPIVKLMMGALKASGCGIDIRRHISCEECAPTVSGGYDPIMNQVIICQNTARKEGIVQAVLTHEMIHMFDYCKNDLDFKNLEHLACTEIRAANLAHCSFMSAFFAGDASLFYVKEAHQNCVKNKALSSVLSARNVSKEEAMIAIDKVFSKCYSDLEPIGRRIRRNSMDMQKAYEEGYYYGYNL; this is encoded by the exons atgaCTTTAATaggaaattttgataaagagtcagaaaaaaatgataatcaacaaaaacaaacaacttCCTTGCCGTCTGATGCCAGCCAATGGGGCTATGACCTGTATCCAAGTAGAAAATCACGAAGTGAAACAGCGCCAAGTTTCACAGACTACATGAAAGGCAAAGGCAaagagaatttagaaaaaattaagtgTGAAAGAAATGTTTATAAGTGTATTAAAGATAGCCCTATAGTGAAATTAATGATGGGTGCTTTAAAAGCCTCTGGATGTGGTATAGATATTAGGAGGCATATTTCATGTGAAGAATGTGCTCCTACCGTTAGCGGGGGTTATGACCCTATTATGAATCAG GTAATTATATGTCAAAATACTGCTAGAAAAGAGGGTATTGTACAAGCAGTATTAACCCACGAAATGATACATATGTTTGATTATTGTAAAAACGATTTGGATTTCAAAAATCTCGAACATTTAGCTTGTACCGAAATAAGAGCAGCAAATCTAGCTCATTGTAGTTTTATGTCAGCTTTTTTTGCTGGAGATGCATCTCTATTTTATGTTAAAGAAGCACATCAGAACTGCGTGAAGAACAAAGCTCTGAGTTCGGTTTTGAGCGCAAGAAATGTTTCAAAAGAGGAAGCGATGATAGCTATTgacaaagttttttcaaaatgttattcAGATTTAGAACCCATAGGTAGAAGAATTCGAAGAAATTCTATGGACATGCAAAAAGCTTATGAGGAAGGATATTACTATGgttataatttatga